One window of the Shewanella litorisediminis genome contains the following:
- the oadA gene encoding sodium-extruding oxaloacetate decarboxylase subunit alpha, protein MTKALALTDVVLRDAHQSLLATRLRVEDMLPIAAKLDQVGYWSLETWGGATFDACIRYLGEDPWERLRLLKQAMPNTPMQMLLRGQNLLGYRHYADDLVHRFVERAHDNGMDVFRVFDAMNDVRNLQEAVRAVKQVGAHAQGTISYTTSPVHNLDTWVDMAKRLEDLGCDSLCIKDMAGLLRPMEAFELVSRLKSQTGLMVAMHSHATTGLSTATYQKAIEAGIDVLDTAISSMSQTYGHSATETLVAMVEGTERSTGLDMTLLEEIAAYFREVRKKYAKFEGALQGIDSRILRAQVPGGMLTNMESQLKEQGAGDKLDLVLDEIPRVREDLGFLPLVTPTSQIVGTQAVINVLTGERYKSLTKETEGVLKGEYGATPAPVNSELQQRVLKGAEPVTCRPADLLKPEMERLRTELVDKAAAEGISLCEQLDDDVLTYALFPQIGLQFLKNRGNADAFEPAPVAVTPVSAPARAASGPETYTVRVDGQTYVVEVSAGGEISQIQPQSNVVNSAAPAATPAPVSTDIRIEMNAPLSGNIFKVHVAPGDLVKAGDVVIILEAMKMETEIRAQADGVIARLWVKEGDSVTVGAQLLSLA, encoded by the coding sequence ATGACCAAAGCCTTGGCCCTTACCGATGTGGTGCTGCGCGACGCACACCAATCTCTGCTTGCCACCCGTTTGCGTGTCGAAGATATGCTGCCCATCGCCGCCAAACTCGACCAGGTGGGCTACTGGTCGCTGGAGACCTGGGGCGGCGCCACCTTCGATGCCTGTATTCGCTATTTGGGGGAAGATCCCTGGGAGCGCCTGAGATTACTTAAGCAGGCCATGCCCAATACGCCGATGCAGATGCTGCTGCGCGGGCAGAACCTGCTTGGCTACCGCCACTACGCCGACGATCTGGTGCACAGATTCGTTGAGCGAGCCCATGATAATGGTATGGACGTGTTTCGTGTGTTCGATGCCATGAACGATGTGCGCAATCTGCAAGAGGCCGTGCGTGCCGTTAAGCAGGTAGGCGCTCACGCCCAGGGCACCATTTCCTACACCACCAGCCCTGTGCACAACCTGGATACCTGGGTGGACATGGCCAAGCGCCTTGAGGATCTGGGCTGTGATTCGCTGTGTATCAAGGATATGGCCGGTCTGCTTCGCCCCATGGAAGCCTTTGAACTGGTGAGCAGGCTTAAGTCACAAACCGGGCTGATGGTGGCCATGCACAGCCATGCCACCACAGGGCTTTCTACTGCGACATATCAGAAGGCGATTGAGGCCGGTATTGATGTGCTGGATACCGCCATTTCGTCCATGAGCCAAACCTATGGCCACAGTGCCACCGAGACGCTGGTGGCCATGGTGGAAGGCACAGAGCGCAGTACCGGCCTGGATATGACACTGCTGGAGGAAATCGCAGCTTATTTCCGCGAGGTACGTAAAAAATACGCCAAATTTGAAGGGGCACTGCAGGGCATCGACTCCCGCATTCTGCGTGCCCAGGTGCCGGGCGGCATGCTCACCAATATGGAAAGTCAGCTCAAAGAGCAGGGCGCCGGCGACAAACTCGACCTGGTGCTCGATGAAATCCCCCGGGTTCGGGAAGATTTGGGCTTCCTGCCGCTGGTGACCCCGACTTCGCAAATCGTTGGCACCCAGGCGGTTATCAATGTGCTCACCGGCGAGCGTTACAAGTCGCTCACCAAGGAAACCGAAGGGGTGCTCAAGGGCGAGTACGGTGCCACCCCAGCCCCAGTGAACAGCGAATTGCAGCAGCGGGTGCTCAAGGGGGCAGAGCCCGTAACCTGTCGCCCCGCCGACTTGCTGAAGCCCGAAATGGAGCGACTTCGCACTGAGTTGGTCGATAAAGCTGCTGCCGAGGGCATCAGTCTTTGTGAACAATTGGATGATGATGTGCTCACCTATGCGTTGTTCCCGCAAATAGGCCTTCAGTTCCTCAAAAACCGCGGTAACGCAGATGCCTTTGAGCCCGCACCAGTGGCGGTTACGCCAGTGTCTGCCCCGGCCAGGGCCGCCTCCGGGCCTGAAACCTACACCGTCAGGGTGGATGGTCAAACTTATGTGGTTGAGGTCTCTGCAGGTGGCGAAATCAGTCAGATACAGCCCCAGAGCAATGTCGTAAACAGTGCAGCCCCCGCAGCCACTCCGGCTCCGGTTAGCACCGATATCAGGATAGAGATGAATGCACCTTTGTCGGGCAACATCTTTAAGGTTCATGTCGCGCCTGGTGATTTGGTAAAAGCCGGTGATGTGGTGATCATTCTTGAGGCCATGAAGATGGAAACCGAAATTCGCGCCCAGGCCGACGGGGTAATTGCCCGTCTGTGGGTAAAAGAAGGCGACTCGGTTACCGTTGGCGCTCAGCTGTTGTCGTTGGCCTAG